Genomic segment of Flavobacteriales bacterium:
ATCCATGGATAATTTCTACACAGGATGTTAGCGTTGTTTGTCCTGGCGACCCTGCCGTATTGAATGTTTCATTTGGAGGCGGTGGATATCCGCCATACACTATGACCTGGAACAATGGCGATACGGATACCACCACTACTGTTAATCCGAATTCTACTACTACCTATACATTTACCGTAACCGATAATTGCGGTTTAGACACCACCGTAAGTTCAACGGTAACTGTTCCGGTTTATCCTCCACTGGAAGTACTCATCAACGATTCGGAATTATGTCTTGGAGATGGATTAGTGGTGAATCCGCAATATACAGGTGGACAAGGAACTTATAGTTTTGCATGGAATGGCCCCATTGGAGCAAGCTATGTTATCAATCAAAACAACGGATCAACAGTAATAAATAATCCGGTAGACGGAATCTATGTTATTACCATTAACGACGTCTGCAACAATACCGATAGCGATACCGCCAATTTTACATTTGTAGGTTGCGAGATCACTATTCCAAATGTAATTTCTGCTAATGGAGATGGAATTAATGATATCTGGTACATCATTAACCTCGAATACCATCCGAATACTCATGTGGCGGTATATAACCGTTGGGGACAAATTGTTTATGAAAGCGCCAATTACCTCAACAATTGGGATGGCGGCGATGTTTCGGACGGAACTTATTTCTACATCGTAACACCGTCTGATCCGAAGTATGGTCCCTACAACGGA
This window contains:
- a CDS encoding gliding motility-associated C-terminal domain-containing protein; the encoded protein is VDVTVATVTGDSTIIEGCSDATFIFTRPDTTGDLTINFDISGNATNGVDFNFIADSIYFASGQQTVSLVVSPIADGIAEGWDTLVVTVYTLSPCGDTVIKEAVLYIVDPAILIADAGADQNLTCPGQLTNLNGNAIGGNAPYNYTWSNGANTQNTTSNPFITTSYILTVTDVCNQTDSDTIVVNVPVPDPWIISTQDVSVVCPGDPAVLNVSFGGGGYPPYTMTWNNGDTDTTTTVNPNSTTTYTFTVTDNCGLDTTVSSTVTVPVYPPLEVLINDSELCLGDGLVVNPQYTGGQGTYSFAWNGPIGASYVINQNNGSTVINNPVDGIYVITINDVCNNTDSDTANFTFVGCEITIPNVISANGDGINDIWYIINLEYHPNTHVAVYNRWGQIVYESANYLNNWDGGDVSDGTYFYIVTPSDPKYGPYNGTVTVLRNK